In Salvelinus sp. IW2-2015 linkage group LG23, ASM291031v2, whole genome shotgun sequence, a genomic segment contains:
- the kcnip1b gene encoding Kv channel-interacting protein 1b isoform X2, protein MGAVVGTLTMQTKQRRRPSRDKIDDELEMTMVCHRPEGLEQLEAQTNFTKRELQILYRGFKNECPSGVVNEETFKHIYAQFFPHGDASTYAHYLFNAFDTTSNGSIKFEEFVMGLSTLLRGTLRDKLEWTFHLYDINNDGYINREEMTEIVRAIYDMMGKYTYPALKGDVPKQHVDAFFQKMDKNKNGVVTLEEFIVACQEDEMMMRSMQLFENVM, encoded by the exons ATGGGCGCAGTGGTGGGCACTTTGACCATGCAGACTAAGCAGAGGAGACGACCATCCAGAG acaagattgatgatgagttggagatGACCATGGTGTGTCACAGGCCAGAGGGTCTGGAGCAGTTGGAGGCCCAGACCAACTTCACCAAGAGAGAGCTACAGATCCTCTACCGAGGCTTCAAGAAT GAGTGCCCGAGTGGAGTGGTGAATGAAGAAACATTTAAACACATCTACGCCCAGTTCTTCCCTCACGGAG ATGCCAGCACTTACGCTCATTATCTCTTCAATGCGTTTGACACGACAAGCAATGGATCCATCAAGTTTGAa GAGTTTGTAATGGGACTGTCTACACTGCTGCGGGGCACTCTGAGAGACAAGCTGGAGTGGACTTTTCATCTGTATGACATCAACAACGATGGCTACATTAACAGAGAG GAGATGACTGAGATTGTGAGGGCCATTTACGACATGATGGGGAAATATACCTACCCTGCACTCAAGGGAGATGTCCCTAAGCAGCATGTGGATGCTTTTTTCCAG AAAATggataaaaacaaaaatggagtTGTGACTTTAGAGGAATTCATTGTCGCATGCCAGGAG gATGAAATGATGATGAGATCCATGCAGCTCTTCGAAAATGTGATGTAA
- the LOC111950322 gene encoding nucleophosmin, which produces MNGLDEEQMGPQTFLYGCELKSGKDVVFNPEEDDFEHQLDLRMLCVDLSTKDELHIVEVEGQDTEGQKVKAVLASLKPSTLPSVCLGGFAITPPAVFRLKAGSGPIHISGQHLVMMGGDQSFDEDEDDEEEEEVQTSKKRPASAPALKSQKKMKMDVGDEDDDDEDDDDEDEESEAEESPVKAKKTPSKPQTPAKPQTPAHSGKGSKANTPAGKQAKTPDSKGGQTPKNGQTPKATAKTPQTPKPGLNVSELKVKLMATVEKGGKLPKLQPKFESFLKNCFKVTETKTIEELWKWRQTVKESK; this is translated from the exons ATGAACGGTCTGGACGAAGAACAAATGGGACCACAGACCTTTCTCTATG GGTGCGAGTTGAAATCTGGGAAGGATGTTGTTTTCAACCCAGAAGAGGATGACTTTGAGCACCAGCTAGACTTAAGAATG CTGTGTGTGGACCTCAGCACCAAGGATGAGCTGCACATCGTGGAGGTGGAAGGACAGGACACAGAGGGTCAGAAGGTTAAGGCTGTGCTGGCTTCACTCAAACCCTCCACCCTGCCAAGT GTGTGTCTTGGTGGGTTCGCAATCACACCCCCAGCAGTTTTCCGTCTCAAGGCTGGTTCCGGGCCAATCCACATCAGTGGCCAGCATCTTGTCA TGATGGGAGGAGATCAGTCTTTTGACGAGGATGAAGAcgatgaagaggaagaagaggtacAAACGTCCAAAAAAAGGCCTGCATCAGCACCGGCTCTTAAATCTCAG AAAAAGATGAAGATGGATGTTGGCGACGAGGATGATGACGATGA GGATGATGATGACGAGGATGAAGAGAGTGAGGCTGAAGAATCTCCTGTTAAG GCTAAGAAGACTCCGTCCAAACCTCAGACTCCTGCCAAACCTCAGACTCCTGCCCACAGCGGAAAGGGCTCTAAAGCCAACACACCAGCCGGAAAACAG GCAAAGACGCCTGACAGCAAGGGTGGACAGACTCCTAAAAATGGACAGACCCCCAAAGCAACCGCCAAAACTCCCCAGACCCCCAAACCAGGTCTCAATGTTTCTGAGCTCAAGGTCAAGTTGATGGCGACTGTGGAGAAG GGAGGGAAGTTGCCTAAACTCCAGCCCAAGTTTGAGAGCTTTTTGAAGAACTGCTTCAAAGTCACAGAAACCAAG ACCATTGAGGAACTGTGGAAGTGGAGACAAACTGTTAAAGAGAGCAAATAA